One genomic segment of Desulforamulus reducens MI-1 includes these proteins:
- a CDS encoding nucleotidyltransferase domain-containing protein: MDKNITMPAQVAEAIQEFSDRVKSQLQDNLIEIRLYGSTARGMYTPDSDIDILVVVKDKSNKVWHAIHDIAFDVGFERDLLLSVIVDSEEEQRYPLFQETLFYKNLQKEGIVL, translated from the coding sequence ATGGATAAAAATATTACTATGCCAGCTCAGGTGGCTGAGGCGATACAGGAATTTTCTGACAGGGTAAAGTCTCAACTGCAGGACAATCTTATTGAAATTCGCCTATATGGCTCAACAGCCCGGGGAATGTATACCCCCGATTCGGATATCGATATTTTAGTTGTAGTGAAAGATAAATCGAATAAAGTCTGGCATGCTATCCATGATATTGCCTTCGATGTTGGCTTTGAGCGGGATCTATTGCTTTCGGTGATTGTTGATTCTGAAGAAGAGCAACGCTATCCCCTTTTCCAAGAAACCCTTTTCTATAAAAATCTCCAAAAGGAAGGAATTGTCCTATGA
- a CDS encoding HEPN domain-containing protein — translation MSFELALWRIEKADTTFEEGEISFENHFYEGAINRFYYASFHAVRSLLATKGLDSPKHKGVISLFNREFVKPGLMSIQSSKTIRRLFDMRAVADYRDFATFTEEQVREARDDVRALIDEAISFLQKEMQKGKMEGTE, via the coding sequence ATGAGTTTTGAACTGGCTTTATGGAGAATTGAAAAGGCTGATACCACCTTTGAAGAGGGAGAAATATCCTTCGAAAATCACTTTTACGAAGGTGCTATAAACAGATTTTATTATGCTTCATTTCATGCAGTGAGGTCTTTGTTAGCTACAAAAGGCCTAGACTCACCAAAGCATAAAGGTGTCATATCCTTATTTAACCGGGAATTTGTCAAACCTGGGTTGATGAGTATACAATCCAGTAAAACAATTAGAAGGTTATTTGACATGAGAGCGGTTGCTGATTACAGAGACTTTGCAACTTTTACCGAAGAACAGGTTCGTGAGGCAAGGGACGATGTTAGGGCTTTAATTGACGAGGCAATTAGCTTTTTACAAAAGGAAATGCAAAAAGGCAAAATGGAAGGCACCGAATAG